The Odocoileus virginianus isolate 20LAN1187 ecotype Illinois chromosome 12, Ovbor_1.2, whole genome shotgun sequence genome has a segment encoding these proteins:
- the SELENOM gene encoding selenoprotein M encodes MHLPLPPPTLLLLLAAVAAATTTFRPDWNRLQGLARARVETCGGUQLNRLKEVKAFVTQDIPLYHNLVMKHLPGADPELVLLGHRFEELERIPLSDMTREEINALVQELGFYRKASPDEPVPPEYLRAPARPAGGAPDHADL; translated from the exons ATGCACCTCCCGCTGCCTCCGCCGACCCTGCTGCTCCTCCTCGCGGCAGTCGCGGCTGCCACCACCACCTTCCGGCCCGACTGGAACCGTCTACAAGGCCTGGCCCGAGCCCGGGTAGAG ACATGTGGAGGATGACAGCTTAATCGCCTGAAGGAG GTGAAGGCCTTCGTCACCCAGGacatcccactcta CCACAACCTGGTGATGAAACACCTGCCGGGGGCCGACCCAGAGCTCGTGTTGCTGGGCCACCGCTTCGAGGAACTGGAG CGAATTCCACTCAGCGACATGACCCGCGAGGAGATCAACGCGCTGGTGCAGGAGCTCGGCTTCTACCGCAAGGCGTCGCCCGATGAGCCTGTGCCCCCGGAGTACCTTCGGGCGCCCGCTAGGCCCGCCGGAGGCGCTCCTGACCACGCAGACCTGTAG
- the INPP5J gene encoding phosphatidylinositol 4,5-bisphosphate 5-phosphatase A isoform X1, with protein sequence MEGRGVGGSGRPGTPAGLGPLPMPHGISQTGAPSKVQAKKSAPVPLEPRLALTPVGPQAAISPSPEGPRLALESPRPILAPASTPGGQKTAPAHRHSGLAPTSVGQLVMSVSAGPKPLPATSGSVLAPTSLGQLLMSASAGPRPPSATPGPRLAPLSRDQEKVPPASMGPQPALAASGMNRAVTSEKQPPQPPHSSSPGPSPVLSPSQEQVLAPATVTPALASTGWTPAKQRDTPAPRPPPHSEGHLPAPAQAPGAVGSPSIIQAPPDPRVSPSFRARPEVPRSSPEDPVLPRPPQTLPLDVGQGPPEPSTRSPGLLSPTFRPGAALAQTVPPPLPKPPRSPSRSPSRSPNRSPGVPPAPEMALPRPSTQGAGPGERLSPNLQPRETPVPPTTSSSASTSSSSSWSAQPTCKSDPGFWITVVTWNVGTAMPPDDVTSLLHLGSTSDDSDRADMIAIGLQEVNSMINQRLKDALFTDQWSELFMDALGPFNFVLVSTVRMQGVILLLFAKYYHLPFLRDVQTDRTRTGLGGYWGNKGGVSVRLAAFGHMLCFLNCHLPAHMDKAEQRMDNFQTILSLQQFQGPGAQGILDHDLVFWFGDLNFRIESYDLHFVKLAIDSEQLHQLWEKDQLNMAKNTWPILKGFQEGPLNFAPTFKFDVGTNKYDTSAKKRKPAWTDRILWKVKAPGGGPSPSGRESHRLQVTQHSYRSHMEYTVSDHKPVAAQFVLHFAFRDDVPLVRLEVADEWVRPEQAVVRYRIETVFARSSWDWIGLYRVGFRHCKDYVAYVWAKHEDVDGSTYQVTFSEDSLPKGHGDFILGYYSHTHSILIGVTEPFQISLPTSEPTSSSTDSSGSSSEDEDDSTLELLAPKSRSPSPGKSKRHRSRSPGLARFPNLALRPSSRERRGTSRSPSPQSRHLPQAAPDRGSNGGSRGSSEEGPPGLPGAWAFPPSVPRSLGLLPALRLETVDPGGGSSWGPDREALASSGSLSPSPQGRQGLEEGGLGP encoded by the exons ATGGAGGGCCGGGGCGTCGGTGGCAGCGGGAGGCCAGGGACCCCGGCtggcctgggccccctgcccatGCCCCATGGGATTTCACAAACTGGGGCACCCTCCAAG GTCCAAGCAAAGAAGTCAGCCCCAGTGCCCTTGGAACCACGGTTGGCTCTGACACCTGTGGGGCCACAAGCAGCGATATCGCCTTCCCCAGAGGGGCCAAGGCTGGCTCTGGAGTCTCCCCGACCCATCTTGGCTCCAGCGTCCACCCCTGGAGGGCAGAAAACAGCTCCTGCCCACCGCCACTCCGGCCTAGCTCCAACATCCGTAGGCCAGTTGGTGATGTCTGTCTCGGCTGGGCCGAAGCCTCTTCCTGCGACCTCAGGTTCAGTCCTGGCTCCGACGTCCCTGGGGCAGCTCCTGATGTCTGCCTCAGCTGGGCCAAGGCCTCCCTCAGCTaccccagggcccaggctggcTCCATTATCCAGGGACCAGGAGAAGGTGCCACCTGCCTCCATGGGACCCCAGCCAGCACTGGCTGCTTCAGGCATGAACCGGGCCGTGACATCTGAGAAACAGCCCCCACAGCCCCCCCACAGCTCTTCCCCAGGGCCCAGTCCGGTTCTGTCGCCATCTCAGGAACAGGTCCTGGCTCCAGCAACCGTGACACCAGCCCTGGCCTCCACAGGCTGGACACCAGCTAAACAGAGGGACACTCCAGCCCCTAGACCTCCCCCCCATTCTGAAGGGCATCTCCCAGCCCCAGCTCAGGCACCTGGTGCTGTGGGCTCCCCATCCATAATCCAAGCCCCCCCAGATCCTCGGGTCTCCCCCTCCTTCAGAGCCCGGCCCGAGGTCCCCCGCAGCAGCCCCGAGGATCCTGTCTTGCCCCGGCCACCCCAGACCCTGCCCCTGGATGTGGGCCAGGGTCCTCCAGAGCCTAGCACTCGCTCCCCGGGACTTCTGTCCCCCACCTTCCGGCCAGGGGCCGCCTTAGCCCAGACCgtgcccccacctctgcccaaGCCACCTCGGTCTCCCAGCCGCTCCCCCAGCCGCTCCCCCAACCGCTCCCCAGGTGTCCCCCCAGCTCCTGAGATGGCCCTCCCCAGGCCTAGCACCCAGGGTGCCGGACCTGGTGAGCGTCTGAGTCCCAACCTTCAGCCCAGAGAAACTCCAGTCCCGCCgaccacctcctcctctgcaTCCACCTCGTCATCCTCCTCTTGGTCGGCCCAGCCCACCTGCAAGAGCGACCCTGGCTTCTG GATCACTGTGGTCACGTGGAACGTGGGCACCGCCATGCCCCCCGACGATGTCACGTCCCTTCTCCACCTGGGCAGCACCAGCGATGACAGTGACAGGGCAGACATGATCGCCATAGG GTTGCAGGAAGTGAACTCCATGATCAACCAGCGGCTCAAGGACGCGCTCTTCACGGACCAGTGGAGCGAGCTCTTCATGGACGCTCTGGGGCCCTTCAACTTTGTGCTG GTGAGTACTGTGCGGATGCAGGGTGTCATCTTGCTGCTGTTCGCCAAGTACTACCATCTACCCTTCCTGAGGGACGTACAGACTGACCGCACGCGCACCGGCCTGGGAGGCTACTGG GGTAACAAGGGTGGAGTGAGTGTGCGACTGGCTGCCTTCGGGCACATGCTGTGCTTCCTGAACTGCCACCTGCCGGCCCACATGGATAAAGCGGAGCAGCGCATGGACAACTTCCAGACCATCCTCAGCCTCCAGCAGTTCCAGGGGCCTGGCGCTCAAGGCATCCTGGATCATGA CCTCGTGTTCTGGTTCGGAGACCTGAACTTCCGCATCGAGAGCTACGACCTGCACTTTGTCAAGCTTGCCATTGACAGTGAGCAGCTCCACCAGCTCTGGGAGAAAGACCAG CTCAACATGGCCAAGAACACCTGGCCCATCCTGAAGGGCTTCCAGGAGGGGCCCCTCAACTTTGCACCCACCTTCAAGTTTGACGTGGGTACTAACAAATATGATACCAG TGCGAAGAAGCGGAAGCCAGCCTGGACAGACCGTATCCTGTGGAAGGTCAAGGCTCCAGGTGGAGGTCCCAGCCCCTCAGGAAGGGAGAGCCACCGGCTCCAGGTGACCCAGCACAGCTACCGCAGCCACATGGAGTACACCGTCAGTGACCACAAGCCTGTGGCGGCCCAGTTCGTCCTGCAC TTTGCTTTCAGAGACGACGTGCCTCTGGTGCGGCTGGAGGTGGCAGATGAGTGGGTGCGGCCGGAGCAGGCCGTGGTGAGGTACCGCATAGAGACGGTGTTCGCCCGCAGCTCCTGGGACTGGATCGGCTTGTACCGG GTGGGTTTCCGTCACTGCAAGGACTACGTGGCTTATGTCTGGGCCAAACACGAGGATGTGGACGGGAGCACCTACCAG GTGACATTCAGTGAGGACTCACTGCCCAAAGGCCACGGAGACTTCATTCTAGGTTATTATAGCCACACCCACAGCATCCTCATCGGTGTCACTGAGCCCTTCCAG ATCTCGCTGCCTACCTCGGAGCCGACCAGCAGCAGCACAGACAGCTCAGGTTCCAGCTCAGAGGATGAGGATGACAGCACCCTGGAGCTGCTGGCACCCAAGTCCCGCAGCCCCAGCCCTGGCAAGTCCAAGCGGCACCGCAGTCGGAGCCCAGGCCTGGCCCGCTTCCCCAACCTCGCCCTGCGGCCCTCGTCCCGGGAGCGCCGGGGCACCAGCAGAAGCCCCTCGCCGCAGAGCCGCCACCTGCCTCAGGCGGCCCCCGACAGGGGCAGCAATGGTGGCAGCCGGGGCAGCAGTGAGGAGGGGCCCCCTGGGCTGCCGGGGGCCTGGGCCTTCCCGCCATCTGTGCCTCGAAGCCTGGGCTTGTTGCCCGCCTTGCGCCTAGAGACCGTAGACCCCGGCGGGGGTAGCTCCTGGGGACCTGATCGGGAGGCTCTGGCCTCCTCCGGCAGCCTGTCTCCTAGCCCCCAGGGTcggcaggggctggaggaggggggccTGGGGCCCTGA
- the INPP5J gene encoding phosphatidylinositol 4,5-bisphosphate 5-phosphatase A isoform X2, whose translation MEGRGVGGSGRPGTPAGLGPLPMPHGISQTGAPSKVQAKKSAPVPLEPRLALTPVGPQAAISPSPEGPRLALESPRPILAPASTPGGQKTAPAHRHSGLAPTSVGQLVMSVSAGPKPLPATSGSVLAPTSLGQLLMSASAGPRPPSATPGPRLAPLSRDQEKVPPASMGPQPALAASGMNRAVTSEKQPPQPPHSSSPGPSPVLSPSQEQVLAPATVTPALASTGWTPAKQRDTPAPRPPPHSEGHLPAPAQAPGAVGSPSIIQAPPDPRVSPSFRARPEVPRSSPEDPVLPRPPQTLPLDVGQGPPEPSTRSPGLLSPTFRPGAALAQTVPPPLPKPPRSPSRSPSRSPNRSPGVPPAPEMALPRPSTQGAGPGERLSPNLQPRETPVPPTTSSSASTSSSSSWSAQPTCKSDPGFWLQEVNSMINQRLKDALFTDQWSELFMDALGPFNFVLVSTVRMQGVILLLFAKYYHLPFLRDVQTDRTRTGLGGYWGNKGGVSVRLAAFGHMLCFLNCHLPAHMDKAEQRMDNFQTILSLQQFQGPGAQGILDHDLVFWFGDLNFRIESYDLHFVKLAIDSEQLHQLWEKDQLNMAKNTWPILKGFQEGPLNFAPTFKFDVGTNKYDTSAKKRKPAWTDRILWKVKAPGGGPSPSGRESHRLQVTQHSYRSHMEYTVSDHKPVAAQFVLHFAFRDDVPLVRLEVADEWVRPEQAVVRYRIETVFARSSWDWIGLYRVGFRHCKDYVAYVWAKHEDVDGSTYQVTFSEDSLPKGHGDFILGYYSHTHSILIGVTEPFQISLPTSEPTSSSTDSSGSSSEDEDDSTLELLAPKSRSPSPGKSKRHRSRSPGLARFPNLALRPSSRERRGTSRSPSPQSRHLPQAAPDRGSNGGSRGSSEEGPPGLPGAWAFPPSVPRSLGLLPALRLETVDPGGGSSWGPDREALASSGSLSPSPQGRQGLEEGGLGP comes from the exons ATGGAGGGCCGGGGCGTCGGTGGCAGCGGGAGGCCAGGGACCCCGGCtggcctgggccccctgcccatGCCCCATGGGATTTCACAAACTGGGGCACCCTCCAAG GTCCAAGCAAAGAAGTCAGCCCCAGTGCCCTTGGAACCACGGTTGGCTCTGACACCTGTGGGGCCACAAGCAGCGATATCGCCTTCCCCAGAGGGGCCAAGGCTGGCTCTGGAGTCTCCCCGACCCATCTTGGCTCCAGCGTCCACCCCTGGAGGGCAGAAAACAGCTCCTGCCCACCGCCACTCCGGCCTAGCTCCAACATCCGTAGGCCAGTTGGTGATGTCTGTCTCGGCTGGGCCGAAGCCTCTTCCTGCGACCTCAGGTTCAGTCCTGGCTCCGACGTCCCTGGGGCAGCTCCTGATGTCTGCCTCAGCTGGGCCAAGGCCTCCCTCAGCTaccccagggcccaggctggcTCCATTATCCAGGGACCAGGAGAAGGTGCCACCTGCCTCCATGGGACCCCAGCCAGCACTGGCTGCTTCAGGCATGAACCGGGCCGTGACATCTGAGAAACAGCCCCCACAGCCCCCCCACAGCTCTTCCCCAGGGCCCAGTCCGGTTCTGTCGCCATCTCAGGAACAGGTCCTGGCTCCAGCAACCGTGACACCAGCCCTGGCCTCCACAGGCTGGACACCAGCTAAACAGAGGGACACTCCAGCCCCTAGACCTCCCCCCCATTCTGAAGGGCATCTCCCAGCCCCAGCTCAGGCACCTGGTGCTGTGGGCTCCCCATCCATAATCCAAGCCCCCCCAGATCCTCGGGTCTCCCCCTCCTTCAGAGCCCGGCCCGAGGTCCCCCGCAGCAGCCCCGAGGATCCTGTCTTGCCCCGGCCACCCCAGACCCTGCCCCTGGATGTGGGCCAGGGTCCTCCAGAGCCTAGCACTCGCTCCCCGGGACTTCTGTCCCCCACCTTCCGGCCAGGGGCCGCCTTAGCCCAGACCgtgcccccacctctgcccaaGCCACCTCGGTCTCCCAGCCGCTCCCCCAGCCGCTCCCCCAACCGCTCCCCAGGTGTCCCCCCAGCTCCTGAGATGGCCCTCCCCAGGCCTAGCACCCAGGGTGCCGGACCTGGTGAGCGTCTGAGTCCCAACCTTCAGCCCAGAGAAACTCCAGTCCCGCCgaccacctcctcctctgcaTCCACCTCGTCATCCTCCTCTTGGTCGGCCCAGCCCACCTGCAAGAGCGACCCTGGCTTCTG GTTGCAGGAAGTGAACTCCATGATCAACCAGCGGCTCAAGGACGCGCTCTTCACGGACCAGTGGAGCGAGCTCTTCATGGACGCTCTGGGGCCCTTCAACTTTGTGCTG GTGAGTACTGTGCGGATGCAGGGTGTCATCTTGCTGCTGTTCGCCAAGTACTACCATCTACCCTTCCTGAGGGACGTACAGACTGACCGCACGCGCACCGGCCTGGGAGGCTACTGG GGTAACAAGGGTGGAGTGAGTGTGCGACTGGCTGCCTTCGGGCACATGCTGTGCTTCCTGAACTGCCACCTGCCGGCCCACATGGATAAAGCGGAGCAGCGCATGGACAACTTCCAGACCATCCTCAGCCTCCAGCAGTTCCAGGGGCCTGGCGCTCAAGGCATCCTGGATCATGA CCTCGTGTTCTGGTTCGGAGACCTGAACTTCCGCATCGAGAGCTACGACCTGCACTTTGTCAAGCTTGCCATTGACAGTGAGCAGCTCCACCAGCTCTGGGAGAAAGACCAG CTCAACATGGCCAAGAACACCTGGCCCATCCTGAAGGGCTTCCAGGAGGGGCCCCTCAACTTTGCACCCACCTTCAAGTTTGACGTGGGTACTAACAAATATGATACCAG TGCGAAGAAGCGGAAGCCAGCCTGGACAGACCGTATCCTGTGGAAGGTCAAGGCTCCAGGTGGAGGTCCCAGCCCCTCAGGAAGGGAGAGCCACCGGCTCCAGGTGACCCAGCACAGCTACCGCAGCCACATGGAGTACACCGTCAGTGACCACAAGCCTGTGGCGGCCCAGTTCGTCCTGCAC TTTGCTTTCAGAGACGACGTGCCTCTGGTGCGGCTGGAGGTGGCAGATGAGTGGGTGCGGCCGGAGCAGGCCGTGGTGAGGTACCGCATAGAGACGGTGTTCGCCCGCAGCTCCTGGGACTGGATCGGCTTGTACCGG GTGGGTTTCCGTCACTGCAAGGACTACGTGGCTTATGTCTGGGCCAAACACGAGGATGTGGACGGGAGCACCTACCAG GTGACATTCAGTGAGGACTCACTGCCCAAAGGCCACGGAGACTTCATTCTAGGTTATTATAGCCACACCCACAGCATCCTCATCGGTGTCACTGAGCCCTTCCAG ATCTCGCTGCCTACCTCGGAGCCGACCAGCAGCAGCACAGACAGCTCAGGTTCCAGCTCAGAGGATGAGGATGACAGCACCCTGGAGCTGCTGGCACCCAAGTCCCGCAGCCCCAGCCCTGGCAAGTCCAAGCGGCACCGCAGTCGGAGCCCAGGCCTGGCCCGCTTCCCCAACCTCGCCCTGCGGCCCTCGTCCCGGGAGCGCCGGGGCACCAGCAGAAGCCCCTCGCCGCAGAGCCGCCACCTGCCTCAGGCGGCCCCCGACAGGGGCAGCAATGGTGGCAGCCGGGGCAGCAGTGAGGAGGGGCCCCCTGGGCTGCCGGGGGCCTGGGCCTTCCCGCCATCTGTGCCTCGAAGCCTGGGCTTGTTGCCCGCCTTGCGCCTAGAGACCGTAGACCCCGGCGGGGGTAGCTCCTGGGGACCTGATCGGGAGGCTCTGGCCTCCTCCGGCAGCCTGTCTCCTAGCCCCCAGGGTcggcaggggctggaggaggggggccTGGGGCCCTGA
- the INPP5J gene encoding phosphatidylinositol 4,5-bisphosphate 5-phosphatase A isoform X3, giving the protein MGFHKLGHPPRLQEVNSMINQRLKDALFTDQWSELFMDALGPFNFVLVSTVRMQGVILLLFAKYYHLPFLRDVQTDRTRTGLGGYWGNKGGVSVRLAAFGHMLCFLNCHLPAHMDKAEQRMDNFQTILSLQQFQGPGAQGILDHDLVFWFGDLNFRIESYDLHFVKLAIDSEQLHQLWEKDQLNMAKNTWPILKGFQEGPLNFAPTFKFDVGTNKYDTSAKKRKPAWTDRILWKVKAPGGGPSPSGRESHRLQVTQHSYRSHMEYTVSDHKPVAAQFVLHFAFRDDVPLVRLEVADEWVRPEQAVVRYRIETVFARSSWDWIGLYRVGFRHCKDYVAYVWAKHEDVDGSTYQVTFSEDSLPKGHGDFILGYYSHTHSILIGVTEPFQISLPTSEPTSSSTDSSGSSSEDEDDSTLELLAPKSRSPSPGKSKRHRSRSPGLARFPNLALRPSSRERRGTSRSPSPQSRHLPQAAPDRGSNGGSRGSSEEGPPGLPGAWAFPPSVPRSLGLLPALRLETVDPGGGSSWGPDREALASSGSLSPSPQGRQGLEEGGLGP; this is encoded by the exons ATGGGATTTCACAAACTGGGGCACCCTCCAAG GTTGCAGGAAGTGAACTCCATGATCAACCAGCGGCTCAAGGACGCGCTCTTCACGGACCAGTGGAGCGAGCTCTTCATGGACGCTCTGGGGCCCTTCAACTTTGTGCTG GTGAGTACTGTGCGGATGCAGGGTGTCATCTTGCTGCTGTTCGCCAAGTACTACCATCTACCCTTCCTGAGGGACGTACAGACTGACCGCACGCGCACCGGCCTGGGAGGCTACTGG GGTAACAAGGGTGGAGTGAGTGTGCGACTGGCTGCCTTCGGGCACATGCTGTGCTTCCTGAACTGCCACCTGCCGGCCCACATGGATAAAGCGGAGCAGCGCATGGACAACTTCCAGACCATCCTCAGCCTCCAGCAGTTCCAGGGGCCTGGCGCTCAAGGCATCCTGGATCATGA CCTCGTGTTCTGGTTCGGAGACCTGAACTTCCGCATCGAGAGCTACGACCTGCACTTTGTCAAGCTTGCCATTGACAGTGAGCAGCTCCACCAGCTCTGGGAGAAAGACCAG CTCAACATGGCCAAGAACACCTGGCCCATCCTGAAGGGCTTCCAGGAGGGGCCCCTCAACTTTGCACCCACCTTCAAGTTTGACGTGGGTACTAACAAATATGATACCAG TGCGAAGAAGCGGAAGCCAGCCTGGACAGACCGTATCCTGTGGAAGGTCAAGGCTCCAGGTGGAGGTCCCAGCCCCTCAGGAAGGGAGAGCCACCGGCTCCAGGTGACCCAGCACAGCTACCGCAGCCACATGGAGTACACCGTCAGTGACCACAAGCCTGTGGCGGCCCAGTTCGTCCTGCAC TTTGCTTTCAGAGACGACGTGCCTCTGGTGCGGCTGGAGGTGGCAGATGAGTGGGTGCGGCCGGAGCAGGCCGTGGTGAGGTACCGCATAGAGACGGTGTTCGCCCGCAGCTCCTGGGACTGGATCGGCTTGTACCGG GTGGGTTTCCGTCACTGCAAGGACTACGTGGCTTATGTCTGGGCCAAACACGAGGATGTGGACGGGAGCACCTACCAG GTGACATTCAGTGAGGACTCACTGCCCAAAGGCCACGGAGACTTCATTCTAGGTTATTATAGCCACACCCACAGCATCCTCATCGGTGTCACTGAGCCCTTCCAG ATCTCGCTGCCTACCTCGGAGCCGACCAGCAGCAGCACAGACAGCTCAGGTTCCAGCTCAGAGGATGAGGATGACAGCACCCTGGAGCTGCTGGCACCCAAGTCCCGCAGCCCCAGCCCTGGCAAGTCCAAGCGGCACCGCAGTCGGAGCCCAGGCCTGGCCCGCTTCCCCAACCTCGCCCTGCGGCCCTCGTCCCGGGAGCGCCGGGGCACCAGCAGAAGCCCCTCGCCGCAGAGCCGCCACCTGCCTCAGGCGGCCCCCGACAGGGGCAGCAATGGTGGCAGCCGGGGCAGCAGTGAGGAGGGGCCCCCTGGGCTGCCGGGGGCCTGGGCCTTCCCGCCATCTGTGCCTCGAAGCCTGGGCTTGTTGCCCGCCTTGCGCCTAGAGACCGTAGACCCCGGCGGGGGTAGCTCCTGGGGACCTGATCGGGAGGCTCTGGCCTCCTCCGGCAGCCTGTCTCCTAGCCCCCAGGGTcggcaggggctggaggaggggggccTGGGGCCCTGA
- the PLA2G3 gene encoding group 3 secretory phospholipase A2 codes for MGVLVALWGVLSFLGVAPGGSPALHLHSTSCHLARPIASISLGSLRFLGEDVQGLALFHARWDGHGRLQVCSRQDEPELTAAFGALCAGEITRGSFIHTPGPELQRALAILQSQWEVCQGPAQSPAGTRQKRAAGRSGAPGIGHQRVKRGWTMPGTLWCGVGDSARNSTELGVFQGPDLCCQEHDHCPQTVSPFQYNYGIRNYRFHTISHCSCDARFQQCLQSQRDSVSDIVGMVFFNVLAIPCFVLEEQEACVEWYWWGGCRRYGSVPLARLQPRTLYNASWSSPATPTPSPQNTAPSQPQPIQHPQTWPAQQKESRHPSQAKATALQAPAASAGPAMLPRVQLEVTNPGLQGPGGGLKPQGIRRACRSFRRLDRCEHQIGPQETKFQVFNSARDPFFHCNCTRRLARFLRLHNPLVGATVLRELLGMTCFKLVPPLDCAEDKGCSSDPRAIRVSARHLRRLQQRRRQLQGTGAHHRQARPSEHPNASMSFYDRCLQLTQGARGPRGQQKPWNE; via the exons ATGGGGGTTCTGGTGGCACTGTGGGGAGTGCTGAGCTTCCTGGGGGTGGCTCCGGGGGGCTCCCCTGCCCTCCACTTGCACAGCACCTCCTGCCACTTGGCCAGGCCCATCGCCAGCATCTCTTTGGGATCCCTGAGATTCCTGGGCGAGGATGTCCAGGGACTAGCCCTGTTCCATGCCCGCTGGGATGGGCACGGGAGATTGCAGGTGTGCAGCCGGCAGGATGAACCAGAGCTCACTGCAGCCTTCGGTGCGCTCTGTGCTGGTGAGATCACCCGAGGCTCCTTCATCCACACCCCTGGACCTGAGCTGCAGAGAGCCCTGGCCATCCTTCAGAGCCAGTGGGAGGTCTGCCAAGGGCCTGCTCAGAGTCCAGCGGGGACCAGGCAGAAGCGAGCAGCAGGGCGGAGTGGAGCGCCTGGCATCGGGCACCAGCGGGTGAAGAGGGGCTGGACTATGCCTGGCACGCTGTGGTGTGGAGTTGGGGACTCTGCCAGGAATTCCACGGAGCTAG GGGTCTTCCAGGGCCCTGATCTCTGCTGCCAGGAACACGACCACTGCCCCCAGACGGTCTCACCCTTCCAGTACAACTACGGCATCCGGAACTACCGATTCCACACCATCTCCCACTGCAGCTGTGATGCCAG GTTCCAGCAGTGCCTACAGAGCCAACGGGACTCCGTCTCCGACATCGTGGGCATGGTCTTCTTCAATGTACTGGCGATCCCCTGCTTTGTGCTGGAGGAGCAGGAGGCCTGTGTGGAGTGGTACTGGTGGGGCGG GTGTAGAAGGTACGGCTCTGTGCCACTTGCTCGTCTCCAGCCCAGGACCCTCTACAACGCCTCTTGGAGCTCCCCTGCCACCCCAACTCCCAGTCCCCAGAACACAGCCCCAAGCCAGCCTCAGCCGATACAGCATCCTCAGACGTGGCCAGCACAGCAGAAAGAGTCCAGGCACCCCAGTCAAGCCAAggccacagccctccaggctcctgcagCCTCCGCTGGGCCTGCCATGCTCCCCAGAGTCCAGCTGGAGGTCACCAATCCAGGCCtccaggggcctgggggtggCCTAAAACCTCAGG GTATCCGCCGGGCCTGCCGCAGCTTCCGCCGCCTGGACCGGTGTGAGCATCAGATTGGGCCCCAGGAGACCAAGTTCCAGGTGTTCAACAGCGCCCGGGACCCCTTCTTCCACTGCAACTGCACGCGCCG CCTGGCCCGCTTCCTGAGGCTCCACAACCCACTCGTGGGCGCCACCGTGCTTCGGGAGCTGCTGGGCATGACCTGCTTCAAACTGGTCCCTCCGCTGGACTGTGCTGAGGACAAAGG CTGTTCCAGTGACCCCAGGGCCATCAGAGTGTCAGCTCGGCACCTGCGGCGACTTCAGCAGAGGCGACGCCAGCTCCAGGGGACGGGCGCACACCACAGGCAGGCAAGGCCTTCAGAGCACCCAAACGCCTCCATGTCATTCTACGACCGGTGCCTGCAGCTGACCCAGGGAGCCAGAGGACCCAGAGGACAGCAGAAACCCTGGAACGAGTGA